A region of Panthera uncia isolate 11264 chromosome D4, Puncia_PCG_1.0, whole genome shotgun sequence DNA encodes the following proteins:
- the DMRT3 gene encoding doublesex- and mab-3-related transcription factor 3, with protein MNGYGSPYLYMGGPVSQPPRAPLQRTPKCARCRNHGVLSWLKGHKRYCRFKDCTCEKCILIIERQRVMAAQVALRRQQANESLESLIPDSLRALPGPPPPGDSAAAPQPPPTSQPSQAPPPPPPPPRPAAELAAAAALRWAAESQPGALQAPLAKPDLTEERLGDSSSADNTETFSDKDADQRSSPDVAKSKGCFTPESPEIVSVDEGSYAVQKNGGNPESRPDSPKYHAEQNHLLIEGPSGTVSLPFSLKANRPPLEVLKKIFPNQKPTVLELILKGCGGDLVSAVEVLLSSRSSVSAAADRTAAEPEGLVLPSNGHIFEHSLSSYPISSSKWSVGSAFRVPDTLRFSADSSNVVPNPLAVPLQHPFPQPPRYPLMLRNTLARNQSSPFLPNDVTLWNTMTLQQQYQLRSQYVGPFPTNSAGVFRSSPVLPARAPEDPRISIPDDGCPIVAKQSIYTEDDYDERSDSSDSRILNTSS; from the exons ATGAACGGCTACGGCTCCCCCTACCTGTACATGGGCGGCCCGGTGTCGCAGCCGCCGCGGGCGCCCCTGCAGCGCACGCCCAAGTGCGCGCGTTGCCGCAACCACGGCGTGCTGTCCTGGCTCAAGGGCCACAAGCGCTACTGCCGCTTCAAGGACTGCACCTGTGAGAAGTGCATCCTCATCATCGAGCGGCAGCGGGTCATGGCAGCGCAGGTGGCGCTGCGCAGGCAGCAGGCCAACGAGAGCCTCGAGAGCCTCATCCCGGACTCCCTGCGCGCCCTGCCGGGACCCCCGCCGCCGGGGGACTCCGCCGCCGCCCCGCAGCCGCCGCCGACCTCGCAGCCTTCTcaggcgccgccgccgccgccgccgccgccgcgtccCGCAGCCGAGTTGGCTGCGGCCGCCGCGCTGCGCTGGGCCGCCGAGTCCCAGCCCGGGGCGTTGCAGGCGCCCCTCGCCAAGCCAG ATCTCACTGAAGAACGACTGGGGGACAGCAGCTCGGCTGATAACACAGAGACCTTCAGCGACAAAGACGCCGACCAGAGGAGCTCCCCGGACGTGGCCAAAAGTAAGGGCTGCTTCACCCCCGAGAGCCCCGAGATCGTGTCGGTGGACGAAGGCAGCTACGCGGTCCAGAAAAACGGCGGGAACCCGGAAAGCCGCCCCGACAGCCCCAAGTACCACGCGGAGCAGAACCACCTGCTGATCGAGGGCCCCTCGGGGACCGTGTCCCTGCCCTTCAGCCTGAAAGCCAACAGACCGCCCCtggaagtgttaaaaaaaatattccccaaCCAGAAGCCGACGGTGCTGGAGCTGATCCTGAAGGGCTGCGGGGGCGACCTGGTGAGCGCCGTGGAGGTCCTTCTGTCCAGCCGCTCGTCCGTCTCCGCGGCGGCAGACAGAACTGCGGCCGAGCCCGAGGGGCTGGTGCTGCCCTCCAACGGCCACATCTTCGAACACAGCCTGAGCTCCTACCCCATCTCCTCGTCCAAGTGGTCCGTGGGCTCGGCCTTCAGGGTCCCGGACACGCTGAGGTTTTCCGCCGACTCCAGTAACGTTGTCCCCAACCCCTTGGCGGTCCCCCTGCagcaccccttcccccagccgCCCCGCTACCCGCTGATGCTGAGGAATACCTTGGCGAGGAACCAGTCCAGCCCCTTTTTGCCCAACGACGTCACCCTGTGGAACACGATGACGCTGCAGCAGCAGTACCAGCTGAGGTCCCAGTACGtgggccccttccccactaaCTCAGCCGGCGTCTTCCGGAGCTCGCCTGTCCTCCCCGCGCGCGCCCCCGAGGACCCCCGCATCTCCATCCCCGACGACGGCTGTCCGATCGTGGCCAAGCAGTCCATCTACACCGAGGACGACTACGACGAGCGGTCTGACTCCTCGGACTCCAGGATACTCAACACATCCTCTTAA